One Salvia splendens isolate huo1 chromosome 22, SspV2, whole genome shotgun sequence DNA segment encodes these proteins:
- the LOC121786713 gene encoding uncharacterized protein LOC121786713, which produces MGLFERLDRVLVSEPWTRVFEATRVTNLPRIASDHGPVLARCKTPNTTNGGKAFRFQNMWIRHGGFMDVVQKAWEEPTGAGGLLNIQIKHARVKRALKEWNKEVFGNIHANLKNKEEAIALAQSNFEARPTPAALRWLAEGDKNTRFYQSWVKQKRVRLHIHSIRANGQELTEEAEIKKSAVDFFQQLLAPSNPPLDEPDLDLIQQAHTVEQFADIAKAPDANEVKNAVFSISGDSAPGPDGFSACFYQACWNIVGLELVISPNQSVFVKGRLLNDNALLAQEMFHELARCSPAPNVAVKIDMAKAYDRVQWPFLFKVLRRMGFPDAWISLMERCIGSCWFSILINGAPSGFFRSTRGLRQGDPISPALFVIAAEYLSRALDKLILGQKEMTFKASRRCEQVSLPKSNFYIADAHEQWENSIQEEGGFSRGDFPFLYLGVPIYRGVKRTDMFLFLREKIARRISGWAHRHLSFGGRLTLIKSTLEAIPLHIFQAIEPTAGTLKHIDQQMARFFCGSTSERKRTHWIGWDQMCLPTDEGGLGIRKTKEVLRAFNIKLWWRFREQNSLWAKYMMAKYCSNSMPLTLRLPSRSSPTWRRLSRAWTLAQPHIRWLVGQGNIYFWDDIWVGNAPLKELSLDERGRPTTRVSEFIRNGVWDVPKLQLLHDQAGLPQHIIDRIINIPILHGEQDIPRWTLSNHGEFTVASTWETIRGQHPTIQGLSDVWKTGLTTSISIFIWRLLSNRVPVDTKLQWREIELASKCQCCPHRPNIESLQHLFIQGYGARRVWSEFDAWFDGPSPRLRINDTIPTRIEVWARRCQQPTMKHLSRATPYLILWFIWSERNRSRHQGTQFKPHNVIWQVHMFTTNGCELTDDKAIKDSAVEFFQNLLAPSQPELTEPNLNLLHQLPPSEQLAALPNPPDAEEVKRAVFDISANSAPGPDGFSALFFQSSWGIVGPDVVAAVRQFFGGAFLPRSFTATRDVS; this is translated from the exons ATGGGCCTCTTTGAAAGactggatagagtgcttgtgaGCGAGCCATGGACTAGGGTCTTTGAGGCTACTCGGGTCACAAATCTCCCACGGATCGCATCGGACCACGGCCCAGTTCTAGCACGGTGCAAGACTCCAAACACCACTAATGGAGgcaaggctttcaggttccagaataTGTGGATCCGGCATGGGGGATTTATGGATGTTGTGCAAAAAGcgtgggaggagcccacgggggcgggtggtcTCCTAAACATCCAAATCAAACATGCTAGAGTTAAGAGAGCTCTAAaagagtggaacaaagaggttttcgggaacatccatgctaatctcAAGAACAAGGAGGAAGCTATTGCCCTGGCTCAATCCAATTTCGAGGCAAGGCCTACTCCC GCAGCCCTGAGATGGCTGGCCGAGGGCGACAAGAAcacccggttctatcaaagctgggtgaagcaAAAAAGGGTGCGTTTACATATTCATTCGATTCGTGCGAACGGACAAGAGCTAACTGAGGAAGCGGAAATAAAGAAATCAGCAGTGGacttcttccaacaacttcTCGCGCCTAGCAACCCGCCCCTCGATGAGCcggacctcgacctaatccagcaagCCCACACAGTCGAGCAATTTGCAGATATTGCGAAGGCGCCGGATGCGAACGAGGTCAAGAATGCTGTCTTTAGTatctccggagatagtgcacccggacccgatgGCTTCTCGGCCTGTTTCTACCAAGCCTGCTGGAACATTGTGGGATTGGAGCTG GTCATCTCTCCAAACCAAAGCGTCTTCGTTAAAGGGCGGCTCCTCAATGATAATGCGCTcttggctcaagagatgtttcATGAGCTTGCacgatgctccccagcgccaaatgtagcggtgaagattgatatggctaaagCCTACGACAGGGTCCAGTGGCCTTTCCTCTTTAAGGTGCTCCGACGCATGGGTTTCCCGGATGCATGGATCTcgcttatggagaggtgtatagGCTCGTGTTGGTTCTCGATTCTTATCAATGGGGCACCTTCAGGATTCTTCAGATCGACACGGGGACTGCGACAAGGCGACCCGATATCCCCTGCGTTGTTTGTGATTGCTGCAGAGTACCTATCGCGAGCCCTGGACAAGCTCATTCTAGGCCAAAAGGAGATGaccttcaaagcctcccggagat GCGAACAAGTCAGCCTCCCCAAGAGCAATTTCTACATTGCTGACGCACATGAGCAATGGGAAAACTCGATCCAAGAGGAAGggggcttctctagaggggacTTCCCGTTCCTCTACTTAGGGGTCCCCATCTATCGGGGTGtaaagcgcacggacatgttcctcttcctccgagaaaagattgcaagacgGATTTCAGGCTGGGCGCACCGGCACTTATCTTTTGGAGGGAGGCTCACGCTTattaagagcacccttgaagcgATTCCCTTGCAtatcttccaagccattgaaCCCACCGCCGGCACTCTAAAACAtattgatcaacaaatggctcGATTCTTCTGTGGCTCTACGAGTGAGAGGAAGCGGACCCACTGGATTGGCTGGGACCAAATGTGCCTCCCCACTGATGAAGGGGGGCTCGGGATCCGTAAAACTAAGGAGGTTCTACGCGCCTTCAACAttaaactttggtggcgcttccGGGAGCAAAATTCCCTGTGGGCGAAATatatgatggcaaaatattgttCTAACTCCATGCCCCTtaccttgagattgccgagcaggagtagcccgaCGTGGAGGAGGCTGTCGAGAGCCTGGACCCTCGCACAACCACACATTAGGTGGCTGGTGGGACAAGGAAACatctatttttgggacgatATCTGGGTCGGCAACGCCCCACTCAAGGAGCTCAGCCTTGATGaaaggggaagaccaaccacgcGGGTGTCGGAGTTCATTAGGAATGGCGTCTGGGATGTACCTAAGCTCCAACTTCTTCATGACCAGGCCGGCCTCCCACAACACATCATTGATCGCATCATCAATATCCCAATCCTCCATGgtgaacaggatatcccgaggtggaccCTTTCCAATcacggggaattcacggtggcctCGACGTGGGAAACAATCCGAGGACAACACCCGACCATTCAGGGGCTGAGTGATGTTTGGAAGACGGGCCTCACTACCTCCATttccatctttatctggaggctacTCTCCAaccgggtgccggttgacacaaaACTTCAGTGGAGGGAGATTGAGCTGGCCtccaagtgccaatgctgcccccatcGTCCGAATatcgagtccctccaacacctcttcattcagggaTACGGAGCTCGAAGGGtttggagtgagttcgacgCATGGTTCGATGGCCCTTCCCCTCGCCTCCGAATCAATGATACGATCCCTACGAGAattgaagtgtgggcgcgaaggtgtcAACAGCCGACCATGAagcatcttagccgagccacccCATACCTCATATTGTGGTTCatatggtcggagagaaacaggagccgccaccaaggcacacagttcaAACCGCACAATGTGAtttggcaggtccacatgttcaccACTAATGGATGTGAACTCACGGACGACAAGGCCATCAAAGATTCGGCGGTCGAGTTCTTTCAAAACCTCCTTGCCCCAAGCCAACCGGAGCTCACGGAACCGAACCTTAACCTCTTACACCAACTCCCTCCCTCGGAGCAATTGGCGGCCCTCCCTAATCCCCCGGATGCGGAGGAGGTGAAGCGAGCAGTGTTTGATATCTCGGCCAATAGTGCGCCcggcccggatggcttctcggcttTATTCTTCCAATCAAGTTGGGGCATTGTGGGACCAGATGTGGTGGCGGCGGTTAGGCAATTCTTTGGTGGGGCCTTCCTCCCCcgaagcttcacggccacga gagatgtttCATGA